From a region of the Aeoliella mucimassa genome:
- a CDS encoding HEAT repeat domain-containing protein, which produces MRTIAFLPLYRANHFRCYAAIACGIGLLAMLPLGARIAQAQQAADEEAGVVEQPLEPGDEGYVPATPAPSALVNPAVRAVLNGSRQTAADYLKSTHLLLDLGQPALAAGEFHRLLQLNPNDATKVELVNQFGPAIIQQLARSPELGPKARPFAESLLAASQQAAQSVERIKAMIDQLGSDDKVARSRAVAALAGAGEVAVVPLIELLGGTDASDTARVGARASLMRLAPYAERPLMATLDSADSKLVDEAATLLAAIGSGDAAPLLAAPALTGGAAAQAYQQLTGQAPSAESAAGLLERTMKVIEGGSPVFEPDFEGKVKYWVWDSKGTPGPKALSLSTAESDTLYMDKLATALATVRPELPSAESQAIRLQFEAIDVLGRHGFAMAYPMEQLTQLPADSLNQLLTDALKHNQSAAARMALQVIADRGDAGMLATSNGQPSPTAKALVHPHPSVRAAAVEAIAAIDPATPFPGSSKLCPAIVKLASSRGQRLALGASPRIGTAATWAGGLTSIGLASEVANSGKQLFEKADLLADVELIVIDMNLNHPSVRDVVYQLRINPSTALVPIALIARESQLSSARLIATEHKAVGAFLRPHDDQTMEMLVRTMLAQLPPDWPTAEQRFEQRVAAIKAMNHLMDNDRTFYRLRSASSEITQSVYPETDDAWQLLSRLGTHDSQVALLAYASTTTEQIESRQAAAKAFADSVGRFGLRITAEEIVHQYDLYNASARDTKASQQVLGDLLDTIEQGRTNESEQE; this is translated from the coding sequence ATGCGCACGATTGCTTTTCTTCCCCTTTATCGAGCCAATCACTTCCGCTGTTACGCAGCGATTGCTTGCGGTATTGGTTTGTTGGCAATGCTGCCTTTAGGGGCTCGCATAGCCCAGGCCCAGCAGGCCGCTGACGAAGAGGCCGGGGTCGTCGAGCAACCACTCGAGCCGGGCGACGAAGGATACGTGCCAGCCACGCCGGCACCGTCGGCGTTGGTGAATCCAGCAGTGCGGGCGGTGCTGAATGGCTCGCGACAAACCGCGGCCGACTACCTGAAGTCGACTCACTTGCTGCTCGACCTTGGTCAACCAGCGCTGGCTGCTGGTGAGTTTCATCGCTTGTTGCAGCTCAATCCCAACGATGCGACGAAGGTCGAACTGGTGAATCAGTTTGGCCCCGCGATCATCCAACAACTAGCCCGCTCGCCCGAACTGGGACCAAAGGCCCGACCCTTCGCCGAGTCGCTGCTGGCCGCCAGTCAGCAAGCGGCCCAATCGGTCGAACGCATCAAAGCGATGATCGACCAACTCGGTAGCGACGACAAAGTGGCTCGCAGCCGCGCTGTGGCTGCCTTGGCCGGCGCTGGCGAAGTCGCTGTGGTGCCGCTCATCGAGTTGCTCGGCGGAACCGATGCCAGCGATACCGCCCGAGTTGGTGCCCGGGCGTCGCTCATGCGTTTAGCTCCTTACGCGGAACGCCCACTGATGGCGACGCTCGATTCCGCCGACTCCAAGTTGGTGGACGAGGCCGCGACGTTGCTCGCCGCGATTGGCTCGGGCGATGCGGCTCCACTGCTTGCCGCGCCTGCGCTGACAGGTGGTGCGGCGGCGCAGGCGTATCAGCAACTCACCGGGCAAGCTCCTTCGGCCGAGTCGGCCGCCGGATTGCTGGAGCGAACCATGAAAGTGATCGAAGGGGGCTCGCCGGTGTTCGAGCCCGACTTCGAGGGGAAGGTGAAGTACTGGGTGTGGGACTCCAAGGGAACTCCCGGGCCGAAGGCTTTGAGCCTGTCGACCGCCGAGTCCGACACTCTTTATATGGACAAGCTTGCTACGGCACTGGCAACGGTTCGTCCTGAGTTGCCGAGCGCCGAGTCGCAAGCGATTCGTCTGCAATTCGAAGCGATCGACGTGCTGGGCCGGCATGGCTTTGCCATGGCTTACCCGATGGAGCAGTTGACGCAACTGCCAGCCGACTCGCTCAATCAACTCCTGACCGATGCCCTGAAGCACAACCAATCGGCCGCCGCGCGGATGGCCCTGCAGGTGATTGCCGATCGTGGCGACGCTGGTATGCTGGCGACCAGCAACGGGCAGCCCTCGCCTACGGCCAAGGCCTTGGTCCACCCGCATCCTTCGGTGCGTGCCGCGGCGGTCGAGGCCATTGCGGCTATCGATCCGGCGACTCCATTCCCTGGTTCCAGCAAGCTATGCCCGGCCATCGTGAAACTCGCCAGCTCGCGCGGTCAGCGTCTGGCACTGGGTGCCTCGCCACGGATTGGTACCGCCGCTACTTGGGCCGGCGGACTCACGTCGATCGGCCTGGCCAGCGAGGTAGCCAATAGCGGCAAGCAGCTGTTCGAGAAAGCCGATCTGCTGGCCGATGTTGAATTGATTGTGATCGACATGAACCTCAACCATCCGTCGGTTCGCGACGTGGTGTACCAACTGCGAATCAACCCGTCGACCGCCTTGGTACCGATTGCCTTGATCGCCCGCGAGTCGCAGCTCAGCTCCGCCCGACTGATTGCTACCGAGCATAAAGCGGTGGGGGCGTTCCTGCGTCCGCACGACGATCAAACCATGGAGATGCTGGTTCGCACCATGCTCGCGCAGCTGCCACCCGATTGGCCTACCGCCGAGCAACGGTTCGAGCAACGCGTGGCCGCCATCAAGGCGATGAATCACCTGATGGACAACGACCGCACGTTCTATCGACTGCGGTCGGCCAGTAGCGAGATTACCCAAAGCGTCTACCCGGAGACCGACGATGCCTGGCAGTTGCTGTCGCGACTCGGCACTCACGACAGCCAAGTCGCACTGCTGGCGTACGCCAGTACCACGACCGAGCAAATCGAGTCGCGCCAAGCGGCGGCCAAAGCGTTTGCCGATAGCGTAGGTCGCTTCGGCTTGCGAATCACGGCCGAAGAAATCGTGCACCAGTACGATCTCTACAACGCCAGTGCCCGCGACACCAAAGCGTCGCAACAGGTGCTGGGCGACCTACTCGACACCATCGAACAAGGTCGCACCAACGAGAGCGAACAAGAGTAA
- a CDS encoding sigma-54 interaction domain-containing protein has translation MREVYRITRQVARSKASVLLLGETGTGKELVAKAVHDLSDRRNRPFVRVNCGALAENLLESELFGHMKGAFTGAVSDRAGRFQSADTGTIFLDEINSTTPLLQVKLLRVLQEREFERVGGDTTIRVDTRIVSASNRNLLEMSAKGHFREDLYYRLNVVPIHLPPLRDRVEDIPELVGHFLNIYNEGNDRYVTHIHPAAMRALQEYHWPGNVRELQNVVEHAVVMATGDELTPDVLPGVVLGEPEPSIASGSMAANGMVPMDFETLAKSLVVEGLSQADENSEDLHSRIVDRVEREVIAQVLNQCQGVQIKAASRLGINRNTLHKKIKDYGLGD, from the coding sequence ATGCGCGAGGTGTATCGCATCACCCGTCAGGTGGCTCGGTCGAAGGCTTCGGTGCTGCTGCTCGGCGAGACCGGCACCGGTAAGGAACTGGTCGCCAAGGCGGTGCACGACCTCTCTGATCGACGCAATCGCCCGTTCGTTCGGGTGAACTGCGGCGCGCTGGCCGAGAACCTGCTCGAGAGCGAACTCTTTGGCCATATGAAGGGGGCGTTTACCGGCGCGGTGTCCGACCGTGCAGGTCGGTTCCAAAGTGCAGATACCGGCACCATCTTCCTCGACGAAATCAACAGCACTACGCCGCTTCTGCAGGTGAAGCTGCTCCGCGTGTTGCAGGAGCGGGAGTTCGAACGCGTCGGCGGCGACACGACGATTCGGGTCGACACTCGCATCGTCTCGGCCAGTAACCGGAACCTGCTCGAGATGTCGGCCAAGGGGCATTTTCGTGAGGACTTGTACTATCGTCTGAACGTGGTGCCGATTCATTTGCCGCCGCTCCGCGATCGGGTCGAGGACATTCCCGAGCTGGTCGGTCACTTCCTGAACATCTACAACGAAGGCAACGACCGCTACGTCACCCACATCCACCCGGCCGCCATGCGGGCGCTGCAGGAGTATCACTGGCCGGGCAACGTGCGCGAGCTGCAAAACGTAGTGGAGCACGCAGTGGTGATGGCCACCGGCGACGAACTCACGCCCGACGTCCTGCCAGGCGTAGTGCTCGGCGAGCCAGAACCATCGATCGCCTCGGGCTCCATGGCGGCCAACGGCATGGTGCCGATGGACTTCGAAACCCTGGCCAAGAGCCTGGTGGTCGAAGGCCTGTCGCAAGCCGACGAAAACTCCGAAGACCTGCACAGCCGCATCGTCGATCGCGTCGAACGCGAAGTCATCGCCCAGGTGCTCAACCAATGCCAAGGCGTGCAAATCAAAGCCGCCAGCCGATTAGGCATCAACCGCAACACACTGCACAAGAAAATCAAAGACTACGGTCTTGGGGATTAG
- a CDS encoding glycoside hydrolase family protein, with translation MLSIAFWSVAVTSHCAETSTPLDSTAIDQETVERWSAPLRGWHHYPDHVIPSQPPIVGHEDVKMTDVPTVFQLPGEKKWYMTYIGFDGKGYQSFVAESDDLVHWTNHRLAMGYGPKDEFDHGGVVLGAYLYESYDIKAARTLKKKDGKFWSLYGAYPRQGGYELRPGYEGVATSNDGIHWAREQDEPILSVFQQDCGEWEKSCIYQPWLLEHDGRYYDFYNAANGKIEQTGLAFSEDLLVWKRYSHNPVIPVGPQGSYNQEFSSDPKVFRDGNHWVNLFFGVGKDGAHIMAAYSRDLLHWTVDPEPLYKAGANPSGLDKQYAHKVSLVWNPANETFYLFYNAVGNQGRGIGLITSKPLVVEE, from the coding sequence GTGTTGTCCATCGCCTTCTGGTCGGTGGCGGTAACGTCGCACTGCGCGGAGACTTCTACGCCTCTCGACTCCACGGCGATCGATCAGGAGACGGTCGAGCGGTGGTCGGCTCCGTTGCGTGGCTGGCACCATTATCCTGACCATGTGATTCCATCCCAACCGCCGATCGTGGGTCACGAAGACGTCAAAATGACAGACGTTCCCACCGTGTTTCAGCTGCCGGGCGAGAAGAAATGGTACATGACTTACATCGGATTCGACGGCAAGGGCTATCAGTCGTTTGTCGCCGAGAGCGACGACCTGGTGCACTGGACCAACCATCGTCTCGCGATGGGCTACGGCCCGAAAGATGAGTTCGACCACGGCGGGGTCGTGCTGGGGGCCTATCTCTACGAATCCTACGACATTAAAGCCGCGCGAACCCTCAAGAAAAAGGATGGCAAGTTCTGGTCCCTCTACGGGGCCTACCCGCGCCAGGGAGGCTACGAGCTCCGCCCAGGGTACGAGGGGGTCGCTACCAGCAACGATGGCATCCACTGGGCCAGGGAACAGGACGAGCCGATCTTATCTGTCTTTCAGCAGGACTGCGGCGAATGGGAGAAGTCGTGCATCTATCAACCCTGGCTACTGGAGCACGACGGGCGCTACTACGACTTCTACAACGCGGCCAATGGCAAGATCGAGCAGACGGGGCTGGCGTTCTCGGAGGACCTGCTAGTGTGGAAACGCTACTCCCACAACCCTGTGATCCCGGTTGGCCCCCAGGGTAGCTACAACCAGGAGTTCTCCTCGGATCCGAAGGTGTTCCGAGACGGCAACCACTGGGTGAACTTGTTCTTTGGGGTGGGTAAAGATGGTGCCCACATCATGGCGGCCTACTCTCGTGACCTGCTGCATTGGACCGTCGATCCCGAACCGCTCTACAAGGCGGGGGCCAACCCGTCGGGATTGGACAAGCAGTATGCCCATAAGGTCTCTCTCGTTTGGAACCCCGCGAACGAGACCTTCTACCTGTTCTACAACGCGGTAGGCAACCAAGGTCGAGGCATCGGGTTGATTACGAGTAAACCACTTGTCGTAGAGGAGTAA
- a CDS encoding tyrosine-type recombinase/integrase, producing the protein MDRNRHTGRCCTGWLGSRNAEHCLGKGHGSFTGWRALRRLKRDYPDSPYLFTTERQGPLTDSAVRKIVTRAGEVAKFAFPIHPHMLRHSTGYKLANDGHDTRAIQQYLGHKNIQHTVRYTQLSAARFKDFWKD; encoded by the coding sequence ATGGACAGAAATCGACACACCGGACGTTGCTGTACCGGGTGGCTCGGCTCTAGGAACGCCGAACATTGTCTTGGCAAAGGACATGGTAGCTTCACCGGATGGAGGGCACTTCGCAGGCTCAAGCGTGACTATCCGGACTCGCCATATCTCTTCACCACTGAGCGGCAGGGTCCGCTAACCGATTCAGCCGTGCGGAAAATCGTCACGCGAGCAGGAGAAGTTGCTAAGTTCGCGTTCCCGATTCACCCGCATATGCTCCGGCATTCCACGGGATACAAGCTCGCCAACGACGGCCACGACACGCGAGCCATCCAGCAGTATCTCGGCCACAAGAACATCCAGCACACGGTCCGCTACACCCAGCTATCAGCGGCCCGGTTCAAGGATTTCTGGAAGGATTAG
- a CDS encoding endonuclease/exonuclease/phosphatase family protein, with translation MFSLPLLRPWRVVPLVAAVCVLLVVVSVPAAADPPAAGVDASLRVMAWNIWHGGREDGDARGPQQVVEAIRASGADVVALQETYGSGEQIAKGLGFHFQPRGTNVSILSRYPVVEDLSVGREFNCVGALVELPNGSRVAFFSIWLPFDGDIWLPGNREQADLDKWLAVCQPSADVLAELVPLIEQRLADDKYQDVTVMLAGDFNSMSHLDYSAVNQDTYERTVEWPTSRVMTDARFRDSFREANPVVNRHLDATWTPRFPEQQQDRIDFVYYRSNGWRCQQSQVLNQLSGGWPSDHAAVLSTFVPQPMANRPLRIASYNIRHGAGIDLKLDLKRTADAIRKFDADVVALQEVDMAVERSGKLNELRELGSRLQMHTAFLSFMDYQGGRYGLGLLSRLPIVRVHRIELPSGTEPRAALAVEVMTDDNRVVTVVDTHLDWVADDTKRWSQAGLLRDACQQLDTPVVLLGDFNDRPGSRTIEMLSEEFRRAAKPDDNRFTFPADGPNREIDFLFVDRKHEWELSESTVVDEPMASDHRPIVTELKLP, from the coding sequence ATGTTTTCTCTCCCTTTGCTTCGCCCATGGCGAGTGGTTCCGCTGGTCGCGGCGGTTTGTGTGTTGCTCGTGGTTGTTTCTGTTCCTGCGGCGGCGGATCCTCCCGCAGCGGGTGTCGACGCGTCGTTGCGGGTGATGGCTTGGAACATCTGGCATGGCGGGCGGGAGGATGGCGACGCTCGGGGGCCGCAACAGGTGGTCGAAGCGATTCGCGCCAGCGGGGCCGATGTGGTTGCGCTGCAGGAGACCTACGGATCGGGCGAGCAAATTGCCAAGGGGCTCGGCTTTCACTTCCAGCCGCGGGGCACCAACGTGTCGATCCTCAGCCGCTACCCGGTGGTGGAAGACCTGTCGGTTGGACGGGAGTTCAACTGCGTGGGGGCGTTGGTCGAGTTGCCCAATGGTTCACGGGTGGCCTTCTTCTCCATCTGGCTGCCATTCGATGGCGACATCTGGCTGCCTGGCAATCGCGAGCAGGCCGACCTCGACAAATGGCTCGCGGTCTGCCAGCCTTCGGCCGACGTGCTGGCCGAGTTGGTGCCGCTTATCGAACAGCGACTCGCCGACGACAAGTACCAAGACGTAACCGTGATGCTGGCGGGCGATTTCAACTCGATGTCGCACCTCGATTACTCGGCCGTGAACCAGGATACCTACGAGCGAACCGTCGAGTGGCCGACCAGCCGAGTGATGACCGACGCGCGGTTCCGCGATTCGTTCCGCGAGGCCAATCCGGTCGTGAATCGCCATCTCGACGCGACTTGGACCCCGCGTTTTCCTGAGCAGCAGCAAGATCGCATCGACTTTGTGTACTATCGCAGCAACGGCTGGCGGTGCCAGCAGTCGCAGGTGCTCAACCAACTCTCCGGCGGATGGCCTTCGGACCACGCGGCGGTGCTCTCGACGTTTGTTCCGCAACCGATGGCTAACCGCCCGCTACGCATTGCGTCGTACAACATTCGCCACGGGGCGGGCATCGACCTGAAGCTCGATCTCAAACGGACCGCCGACGCGATTCGCAAGTTCGACGCCGACGTGGTTGCCTTGCAGGAGGTCGACATGGCGGTGGAGCGGAGCGGCAAGCTCAACGAACTTCGCGAACTGGGAAGCCGCCTGCAGATGCACACCGCGTTCCTGTCGTTCATGGACTACCAAGGGGGCCGGTACGGGCTCGGCCTGCTGTCGCGGCTGCCGATCGTGCGGGTGCATCGCATCGAACTCCCCTCGGGCACCGAGCCCCGCGCAGCGCTCGCGGTGGAAGTGATGACCGACGACAACCGCGTGGTCACGGTGGTCGATACGCATCTCGACTGGGTGGCCGACGACACCAAGCGATGGAGCCAGGCGGGCTTGCTGCGCGACGCGTGCCAGCAACTCGACACGCCGGTGGTGCTGCTCGGCGACTTCAACGATCGGCCCGGCAGCCGAACCATCGAGATGCTTAGCGAGGAGTTTCGTCGCGCGGCGAAGCCAGACGATAACCGCTTTACGTTTCCGGCTGACGGACCGAATCGCGAGATCGACTTCCTGTTCGTCGATCGCAAGCACGAGTGGGAGCTTTCGGAATCGACCGTGGTCGACGAACCAATGGCCTCGGATCATCGCCCGATTGTTACTGAGTTGAAGCTGCCATGA
- a CDS encoding TIGR01777 family oxidoreductase: MIDLTNHRIVLAGGSGFLGTSMAAAFVAARAEVTVLARSRPKVIDGWQVAEWDGRTLGDWQQTLAGATAVVNLAGRSVDCIKTPDHQDEILRSRVESTRVLGKALRVVESPPLVWVQMSTAHIYGDPPTAVCDETAAEGMGLAPTVARAWESTFAAAKLPDQRGVVLRTSFVVGRNRGAGNGALGKLSLAARMGLGGRVGRGTQGMSWIHEADLNRLFAQAIVDETMSGVYNATAPHPVSQVEFMRVLRKTMGVPIGLPAFEWMVRLGAPLVLRTDPELALYGRYVVPARLIAHGFEFEYPELAPALAEVYR, from the coding sequence ATGATCGATCTGACGAACCATCGCATCGTGTTGGCTGGCGGTAGCGGCTTCTTGGGAACCTCGATGGCCGCGGCGTTTGTCGCCGCGAGGGCGGAGGTGACCGTGCTCGCGCGATCGCGACCGAAAGTGATCGACGGTTGGCAGGTCGCCGAGTGGGATGGTCGCACCCTTGGCGACTGGCAACAAACGCTCGCCGGAGCGACCGCGGTGGTGAACCTGGCGGGGCGATCGGTCGACTGCATCAAGACCCCGGATCATCAGGACGAGATCTTGCGCTCGCGAGTCGAGTCGACGCGGGTGCTCGGCAAGGCATTGCGAGTGGTCGAGAGTCCTCCGCTGGTGTGGGTGCAGATGAGTACCGCGCACATCTATGGCGATCCACCGACCGCGGTGTGCGACGAGACCGCCGCCGAAGGTATGGGGCTCGCCCCCACGGTCGCCAGGGCGTGGGAGTCGACCTTCGCAGCGGCCAAATTGCCAGACCAGCGCGGCGTGGTGCTACGCACTAGCTTTGTCGTGGGGCGAAACCGCGGCGCCGGTAACGGAGCACTCGGCAAGCTGAGCCTGGCCGCCCGCATGGGACTGGGGGGCAGGGTAGGGCGGGGAACGCAAGGGATGTCGTGGATCCACGAGGCCGATCTCAATCGCTTGTTCGCCCAGGCGATCGTCGACGAAACGATGTCGGGCGTGTACAACGCCACCGCGCCGCACCCGGTGAGTCAGGTAGAGTTCATGCGCGTGCTCCGCAAGACGATGGGCGTGCCGATCGGCTTGCCTGCTTTTGAATGGATGGTGCGACTCGGGGCACCGCTCGTACTGCGGACCGATCCCGAACTGGCACTCTATGGACGCTACGTGGTTCCCGCGCGACTGATCGCGCATGGCTTTGAGTTCGAGTACCCCGAACTCGCCCCCGCGCTCGCGGAAGTTTATCGGTAA
- a CDS encoding NAD(P)/FAD-dependent oxidoreductase, whose translation MDRTQSAKHRVVIIGGGFGGLQAAQSLKRADVEVTLVDRSNHHLFQPLLYQVATGGLSPANIAAPLRSILERHANTRVLQAEVVGFDLESRTVKLNEGELAYDSLIVAAGSSHSYFGHPEWSSLAPGLKSIENATDMRARILSAFERAERTDDPEERHRLLTFVIVGGGPTGVELAGALSELSRHTLRHEFRSIKSEEATIMLVDAGPRVLGMYSEHLSDEATKSLEKLGVTLCSGKIVTEIAPSHVVLTKDDQHETVGTETVLWAAGVAASPLAKMLADASGQEVDRQGRIAVNEKLDITGHDNVFVIGDMARCLDADGQPLPGLAPVAIQQGKYAAKLIARRSSGKSLKKGFVYRDWGSMATVGRSMAIVQMGKLEFAGYFAWLVWLFVHLMQLVTFENRLLVLFQWAWNYITRNRSARLITNTPVAITTKS comes from the coding sequence ATGGATCGCACACAGTCGGCAAAGCATCGCGTTGTCATCATCGGAGGTGGGTTTGGGGGGCTGCAAGCAGCGCAGTCGCTAAAGCGAGCTGATGTCGAGGTAACCCTCGTCGACCGCTCAAACCACCATCTGTTTCAGCCGCTACTCTATCAAGTGGCCACTGGCGGGTTGTCGCCCGCTAACATCGCGGCCCCGCTGCGGAGCATCCTCGAACGACATGCCAATACCCGCGTGTTGCAGGCCGAAGTCGTGGGGTTTGACCTAGAGTCACGAACCGTGAAGCTCAACGAAGGAGAGCTGGCGTACGATTCGCTGATCGTTGCGGCCGGTTCGTCGCACAGCTACTTTGGCCACCCCGAGTGGTCGTCGCTCGCCCCTGGGCTGAAGTCCATCGAGAACGCAACCGACATGCGGGCGCGCATTCTGTCGGCCTTCGAGCGGGCCGAACGCACCGACGATCCCGAAGAGCGGCACCGCCTGCTCACGTTTGTGATCGTCGGCGGTGGACCGACCGGTGTGGAACTGGCCGGCGCGCTCTCCGAACTCTCCCGCCATACGCTGCGGCACGAATTCCGCTCCATCAAGTCCGAGGAGGCCACCATCATGCTGGTCGACGCTGGCCCCCGGGTGCTCGGCATGTACAGCGAGCATCTGTCGGACGAAGCAACCAAATCGCTGGAGAAGCTGGGGGTCACCCTCTGCAGCGGCAAAATCGTCACCGAAATCGCCCCGTCGCATGTGGTGCTGACGAAAGACGACCAGCACGAGACGGTCGGCACCGAAACCGTGCTCTGGGCGGCCGGCGTTGCCGCTTCGCCATTGGCCAAGATGCTGGCCGACGCTAGCGGGCAGGAAGTCGACCGCCAGGGACGCATCGCGGTGAACGAGAAGCTCGATATCACCGGACACGACAATGTGTTCGTGATCGGCGACATGGCCCGCTGCCTCGACGCCGACGGTCAACCGCTACCTGGGCTAGCACCGGTAGCGATCCAACAAGGCAAGTACGCCGCGAAGCTCATCGCTCGTCGATCGTCAGGCAAAAGCCTAAAAAAGGGCTTTGTTTACCGCGATTGGGGCTCCATGGCCACGGTCGGTCGGTCGATGGCCATCGTGCAAATGGGTAAGTTGGAATTTGCCGGTTACTTCGCTTGGCTCGTCTGGCTGTTCGTGCACCTGATGCAGTTGGTGACGTTCGAAAATCGCTTACTCGTGCTCTTTCAATGGGCCTGGAACTACATTACCCGCAACCGTTCCGCTCGCCTGATCACGAATACCCCTGTAGCCATCACGACAAAGTCGTAG
- a CDS encoding HD-GYP domain-containing protein, translating into MAPPSVVPALSDTTLRERFEQLRKSFGVPFAVVDLGTGELNHVPAAWLPIDLDVALPVLEEIARRGRPAVVEDCAPLLVLAVPLLPDDDLPCSEVAVATFLTQAVADAEHLAAAAKAVRVELETLQHWALTQPIWPPHAVTQLSDSVCRRVSAEAENKKLRTQLTSVSQHLLQTFEELNLLHRINERLSLSMDDHQLLELAVEWLSEVLPAECLLACMFEASPTGIHQLPRQWIYTGECPLPIDELDQFLDRLGPDAKQSMVVLDQDETSSPTWYYSTVREVISVPIRTGNSVIGWLVAINHSPSARRQSNQFGTLETSLLSSVASMVGMHSGNVRLYNDQSTFFESVVRAFSSAIDAKDPYTCGHSERVARISVLIARQLKCSKEQLNSIYLAGLLHDIGKIGVDDHILRKPGELTLEEFEHIKQHPTLGYNILKGVRQLQHVLPVVLHHHEAWDGSGYPGGLVGEEIPWLARIVAVADSFDAMSSDRPYRAGMPAEKLNKIFHSARGQQWDARVIDAFFAVRDEIESVIHLDRKQLSLDVTEWNVIY; encoded by the coding sequence ATGGCTCCGCCATCGGTGGTGCCTGCGCTAAGCGACACAACACTTCGTGAGCGATTCGAGCAGCTACGCAAGTCGTTTGGGGTTCCCTTCGCCGTGGTCGACCTCGGCACCGGCGAACTGAACCATGTACCGGCCGCCTGGTTGCCGATCGATCTAGATGTCGCTTTGCCGGTGCTCGAGGAAATCGCTCGCCGAGGCCGCCCCGCAGTAGTCGAAGACTGTGCTCCCCTGTTGGTTCTAGCCGTTCCGCTGCTACCCGACGACGATTTACCCTGCAGCGAAGTCGCGGTGGCGACGTTCCTCACCCAAGCGGTCGCTGACGCTGAGCACCTGGCGGCCGCTGCGAAAGCGGTGCGTGTGGAACTCGAAACCCTGCAGCACTGGGCTCTTACCCAGCCGATCTGGCCGCCGCACGCGGTGACCCAGCTTAGCGACTCGGTCTGCCGCCGAGTCTCAGCCGAAGCCGAAAACAAGAAACTACGCACCCAGCTTACGAGTGTGTCGCAACATTTGTTGCAGACCTTCGAAGAGCTGAATCTGCTGCATCGCATCAACGAGCGACTGTCGCTGTCGATGGACGATCATCAACTGCTGGAACTCGCGGTCGAATGGTTGAGCGAGGTGCTGCCGGCGGAGTGCTTACTCGCTTGCATGTTCGAGGCCAGTCCGACGGGTATCCACCAGCTTCCGCGACAATGGATCTACACCGGCGAGTGCCCGCTGCCGATCGACGAACTCGACCAGTTCCTCGATCGCTTAGGCCCCGACGCGAAACAGTCGATGGTAGTGCTCGATCAGGACGAAACTTCGAGTCCCACCTGGTACTACTCGACGGTTCGCGAGGTAATTAGCGTTCCTATTCGCACCGGCAACAGCGTGATCGGCTGGCTGGTGGCCATCAACCACTCTCCTTCGGCCCGACGCCAGAGCAATCAGTTCGGTACGCTCGAAACCAGCCTGCTATCGTCGGTTGCTTCGATGGTCGGCATGCACTCAGGCAATGTACGGCTCTACAACGATCAGTCCACCTTCTTCGAAAGCGTCGTGCGGGCGTTTAGCTCGGCGATCGATGCCAAGGACCCCTACACCTGCGGCCACAGCGAACGGGTCGCCCGCATTTCGGTGCTAATCGCCCGCCAGTTGAAGTGCTCGAAAGAACAACTCAACTCGATTTACCTGGCGGGCTTGTTACACGACATCGGCAAGATCGGTGTCGACGACCACATTCTTCGCAAACCTGGCGAGCTAACCCTCGAAGAGTTCGAGCATATCAAGCAGCACCCCACTTTGGGCTACAACATTCTCAAAGGGGTACGACAGTTACAGCACGTGCTGCCAGTGGTGCTGCACCATCACGAAGCCTGGGACGGTAGCGGTTACCCCGGGGGGTTGGTTGGCGAGGAGATTCCCTGGCTCGCCCGCATCGTGGCCGTGGCCGACTCGTTCGATGCGATGAGCAGCGACCGACCTTATCGTGCCGGCATGCCGGCCGAGAAGCTCAACAAGATCTTCCATTCCGCCCGCGGACAACAGTGGGACGCCCGAGTTATCGACGCGTTCTTTGCGGTGCGCGACGAGATTGAATCGGTGATTCACTTGGACCGCAAGCAGCTGTCACTCGACGTAACCGAGTGGAATGTGATCTACTAA